Proteins from a genomic interval of Denticeps clupeoides chromosome 20, fDenClu1.1, whole genome shotgun sequence:
- the nup42 gene encoding nucleoporin NUP42, translated as MTVCNFFLQGRCRYGEKCWNEHPRGGGGTSGGGGGGRSGGSGFGNRVWVNPNQRSAGNYVQPPAFSRGGNDWAGGGRDTKSSDFSFSARNRFGALASQTDFDQGGQKDENEKHIETIQSDMEIWENSGQWVFSCYSVLKSPITGFVDLSPEELRLEYYSCKATGDMQTYGNSVQQLVGQWRGRVQELKLMSSSTRAAVLLELNNQSSQTSSFGPSGFGSSFGFVSASSGFGSKSSFGAGGVTPSSFSFTSPSAGFGLGGSSAFNSATSTQPQPVFGSAPPSSAPTAASFSFAAPAVSKNAPSAFGEAPAPTAAGFSFASSTAGSFGSGFGSTSTPSPGGFGMPGGSSVATAGGFGSVAAATVSAPATRAAVNLFTPRSELSPEELKEFEASRFTLGQIPLRPPPADLLVV; from the exons ATGACGGTCTGCAACTTCTTCCTCCAGGGCCGCTGCCGGTACGGCGAGAAATGCTGGAACGAGCAtccgagaggaggaggagggacgtccggcggcggcggcgggggacgAAGTGGCGGCTCag GTTTCGGGAACCGCGTGTGGGTGAACCCCAACCAGCGATCTGCTGGGAATTACGTCCAGCCGCCAGCTTTCTCCCGGGGGGGGAATGATTGGGCTGGAGGTGGCAGGGACACGAAGAGCTCCGACTTCAGCTTCTCTGCCAGGAACCGCTTTGGTGCCCTCGCCTCTCAGACGGACTTTGACCAAGGCGGGCAAAAAGACGAGAACGAGAAACACAT agAAACCATCCAAAGCGATATGGAGATTTGGGAGAATTCCGGCCAGTGGGTGTTTTCTTGCTACTCCGTCTTGAAGTCTCCAATAACAG GGTTCGTCGACCTCTCTCCTGAAGAGCTGAGACTGGAGTATTACAGCTGCAAAGCGACTGGAGACATGCAGACCTAC ggAAACTCTGTGCAGCAGCTGGTTGGTCAGTGGAGGGGTCGAGTCCAGGAACTGAAGTTGATGAGTTCCAGCACACGAGCCGCTGTG CTGTTGGAATTAAACAACCAGTCATCCCAGACATCCTCCTTTGGCCCATCTGGGTTTGGCTCATCTTTTGGGTTTGTCTCTGCATCGTCTGGGTTTGGATCAAAGTCAAGCTTTGGAGCAGGAG gAGTGACTCCAAGCAGCTTCAGTTTCACATCACCCAGTGCTGGCTTCGGATTGGGAGGATCTTCTGCTTTCAACAGTGCCACGTCCACCCAGCCCCAGCCGGTGTTCGGCTCGGCCCCACCCTCGTCCGCCCCCACCGCTGCTTCCTTCTCCTTCGCGGCTCCTGCCGTGAGTAAGAACGCTCCCAGCGCGTTCGGTGAGGCTCCAGCTCCCACCGCGGCAGGGTTCAGCTTTGCCTCTTCAACCGCTGGGTCCTTTGGAAGTGGGTTTGGTTCCACTTCCACACCGAGTCCTGGGGGCTTCGGGATGCCGGGCGGAAGCAGCGTTGCTACTGCCGGTGGTTTCGGGAGTGTGGCCGCGGCAACAGTTTCAGCACCAGCAACTCGAGCAGCCGTCAACTTGTTCACCCCACGCAGTGAACTGAGTCCCGAAGAGTTGAAGGAGTTCGAAGCCAGCAGGTTCACTCTAGGACAGATTCCCCTCAGACCCCCACCCGCCGATCTGCTGGTGGTCTAA